One window of Oncorhynchus masou masou isolate Uvic2021 chromosome 28, UVic_Omas_1.1, whole genome shotgun sequence genomic DNA carries:
- the LOC135517576 gene encoding serine/threonine-protein phosphatase with EF-hands 2-like, which yields MGCGFAKSDQLKKRDRETSLLVPAATAMRAALLIQRWYRQYVARLEMRRRCTWNIFQSIEYAGEQDQIKLYNFFGYLMDHFTPASSERNLISHIFRENNICRNVDWERYFCYKSIEVPKLYSGPHLSFPITCSNAAELVEAFKNKQQLHSRYVLQLLGETWRLLRILPNISQISTCHSKEITICGDLHGHLEDLLLVFYKNGLPSSEKPYVFNGDFVDRGKDSLEILLILFSFLLVYPNDVHLNRGNHEDHIVNLRYGFTKEVLGKYRLHGKKILKLLQKIFSWLPLATVIDNKVLVLHGGISDTTDLHLISRVDRHKYVSALRPPKRKRQNRSGMTDSDLEDDEPTAKPVDSSRRRVHSLTHSSSTGTRHEVQRRSLQGLNNRVTCSVEEELKERRRQAGLSQSYGDLRNSLANSDSDPDSGELLEAYGDEWKQIVDMLWSDPMPQDGCVPNEVRGGGCYWGPDVTEEVLRRHNLTLLIRSHECKQEGYEFCHNRRVLTIFSASNYYEVGSNRGAYIRMGPDLVPHFIQYQANRATRALTLRQSVGRTERSALRALREKLFAHKSDLISSFQEYDPENTGLISLGHWACAMEAVLRLGLPWRVLRSQLVGDTLDGMLDYHLWFRELAITEPNTELSNASLLETMYKHHSNLETIFRIIDTDNSGLISFEEFRQTWKLLSSHLQTEISDEAISDLAVSIDFNKDGSIDINEFMEAFRLVGGDLLQNEGDPH from the exons ATGGGATGTGGCTTTGCAAAATCAGACCAGCTGAAGAAACGCGACAGAGAAA CCAGCCTCTTAGTCCCAG CTGCCACAG CAATGAGGGCAGCTCTACTAATCCAACGTTGGTACCGTCAGTACGTGGCACGGCTGGAGATGAGACGCAGGTGCACCTGGAACATCTTCCAGTCCATCGAGTATGCAGGAGAGCAGGATCAGATTAAG CTCTACAACTTCTTTGGCTACCTCATGGATCACTTCACTCCAGCCAGCAGTGAGC GGAACCTGATCTCACACATCTTCCGTGAGAACAACATCTGCCGTAATGTAGATTGGGAGAGGTACTTCTGCTACAAGAGCATTGAGGTACCAAAGCTGTACTCTggtccccatctctctttccccataaCATGTTCCAATGCAGCTGAGCTGGTGGAGGCCTTCAAGAACAAACAA CAGCTCCATTCTCGCTATGTCCTTCAGCTCCTTGGGGAGACCTGGAGACTGCTGAGGATCCTCCCCAACATCAGCCAGATCTCCACCTGCCACAGCAAGGAGATCACCATCTGTG GAGACTTACATGGGCATCTGGAGGATCTTTTGTTGGTCTTCTACAAG AATGGTTTACCATCATCTGAGAAGCCTTATGTCTTCAATGGAGACTTTGTGGATCGAGGAAAAGATTCCCTGGAGATCCTCCTCATCCTGTTTTCCTTTCTCCTGGTCTATCCTAATGATGTCCATCTGAACAGAGGCAACCATGAGGACCATATCGTTAACCTAAG ATATGGCTTTACCAAAGAGGTGCTTGGAAAATACAGG CTTCATGGCAAGAAGATTCTAAAGCTTCTCCAGAAGATCTTTAGCTGGTTGCCCCTGGCAACAGTAATTGACAACAAGGTGTTGGTTCTGCACGGCGGTATCTCAGACACCACGGACCTTCACCTCATATCCAGGGTGGACAGACACAAA TATGTTTCAGCTCTCCGGCCTCCCAAGAGGAAGAGGCAAAACAGGTCAGGTATGACGGACTCCGATCTAGAAGACGATGAGCCAACCGCCAAGCCTGTGGACAGCAGCAGGCGCCGGGTCCACTCCCTGACCCACAGCAGCAGCACGGGGACCAGGCATGAGGTCCAGCGTCGCTCACTGCAGGGCCTGAACAACAGGGTGACCTGCTCTGTAGAAGAGGAGCTGAAGGAGAGACGCAGGCAGGCCGGACTTAGCCAGTCCTACGGAGACCTCCGTAACTCCCTGGCTAACTCTGACTCTGACCCAGACTCTGGAGAGCTGCTGGAGGCGTACGGGGACGAGTGGAAACAG ATTGTAGACATGCTATGGAGCGACCCCATGCCCCAGGATGGCTGTGTCCCCAACGAGGTGCGAGGTGGAGGATGTTACTGGGGTCCTGATGTGACAGAAGAGGTCCTGCGACGTCACAACCTCACACTGCTTATACGCTCACATGAGTGCAAGCAAGAGGGCTACGAGTTCTGCCACAACCGCAGG GTCCTAACCATATTTTCTGCATCTAACTACTATGAGGTGGGAAGCAACAGAGGAGCGTACATCAGGATGGGTCCTGACCTGGTGCCTCACTTCATCCAGTACCAGGCCAACAGGGCTACCAGGGCGCTCACACTGAGACAAAG TGTTGGGCGGACTGAGCGTTCAGCTCTCAGGGCTTTGAGGGAAAAGCTGTTTGCACATAAGTCAGACCTTATCAGTTCCTTTCAAGAATATGACCCGGAAAATACAG GGCTGATCTCTCTGGGCCACTGGGCCTGTGCCATGGAGGCTGTGTTGAGGCTGGGTCTACCCTGGAGGGTGCTGCGGTCTCAGCTAGTGGGAGACACTCTGGATGGCATGCTGGACTATCATCTTTGGTTCAGAGAACTGGCCATCACCGAGCCCAACACAGAG CTCTCGAATGCCAGTCTGCTTGAGACCATGTATAAGCACCACTCCAACCTGGAGACCATCTTCAGGATCATAGACACAGACAACTCAG GTCTGATATCGTTTGAAGAGTTCCGTCAAACGTGGAAGCTGCTTAGCTCCCATCTGCAGACAGAGATCAGTGACGAGGCCATCAGTGACCTGGCCGTCTCCATCGACTTCAACAAAGACGGCAGCATAGACATCAACGAGTTCATGGAGGCCTTCCGGCTAGTGGGAGGAGACCTACTGCAGAATGAAGGTGACCCCCACTGA